The following are from one region of the Mesorhizobium sp. B4-1-4 genome:
- a CDS encoding PAS domain-containing sensor histidine kinase, translating to MAKADAWGAPGGMAFARRETRSDGLAGNTRLIAEPTYKRLLAAEPLLRRSIPALIIIFLVVIAALRVLSLMNERDDVERDAKAVLTLAAAQLASSLAATSDTVPGAIQDLLETTSRQGAMGRSHVLVITDSAFKITAVTPRSIPWQGHSLDGLAQGGQPLFMFGDRAGVMEVNIGGQDWYAAVSLAKDRKGAAAALVPQEAVFDTWRKTVSLNVTLFVLTAGVLIVILYAYFGQAARAQTADRIYLEAHQRIDMALVRGRCGLWDWDMVRGKMYWSRSMYDMLGYEPCETMLSFGEVDEIIHPEDGDLFELANRIVAREIDHIDQVFRMRHADGQWVWMRARAQVMDPEAPEIQLIGIAVDVTEQRHLALRSEAADLRLRTAIENINESFVLWDSAQRLIMCNSKYQQDNGLSDRDVMPGVTRVSLEERMLAFASERRLANTNGPQGGATFERQLSDGRWLQVNELRTRDGGTVSVGSDITQIKLHQEKLVDSERRLMATIHDLSLARRAEEERSRELVDLNRKYMKETERAEAANRAKSEFLANMSHELRTPLNAIIGFSELMEQGLFGPLGSERYEEYATDINSSGKYLLGVINDILDMSKIEAGQFSLDQEQIDLGPLISETVRVVSLQAAQKAITVETRIADALTLFADRRAIKQIVINLLSNAVKFTGQGGHISVRARNTSGALVLTIEDNGCGIPKEALGKLGRPFEQVQNQFSKNHAGSGLGLAISRSLAELQGGALKIRSTEGVGTIVSVRIPVKKAPSTVKAAA from the coding sequence ATGGCGAAGGCGGACGCGTGGGGCGCGCCCGGAGGGATGGCTTTTGCGCGGCGCGAAACGCGAAGCGACGGCCTTGCCGGGAATACGCGGCTCATCGCCGAACCGACCTACAAGCGGCTTCTGGCCGCCGAGCCGTTGCTGCGCCGCTCGATACCGGCCCTCATCATCATCTTCCTGGTCGTCATCGCGGCGCTACGTGTCCTGTCGCTGATGAACGAGCGAGACGATGTCGAGCGTGACGCCAAGGCGGTCCTCACGCTGGCGGCGGCACAGCTCGCCAGTTCCCTCGCCGCCACCTCTGATACCGTACCCGGCGCCATCCAGGACTTGCTGGAGACCACCAGCCGTCAGGGCGCCATGGGCCGCAGCCATGTGCTTGTCATCACCGACAGCGCCTTCAAGATCACCGCGGTGACGCCGCGCTCGATACCCTGGCAAGGCCATTCACTCGACGGCCTGGCCCAGGGCGGGCAGCCTCTGTTCATGTTCGGCGACCGTGCCGGCGTCATGGAAGTCAACATCGGCGGGCAGGACTGGTATGCCGCGGTCAGCCTCGCCAAGGACAGGAAGGGCGCTGCTGCGGCTCTCGTGCCGCAGGAAGCGGTTTTCGACACATGGCGCAAGACCGTCTCGCTGAACGTCACCCTGTTCGTGCTGACGGCAGGCGTGCTGATCGTCATCCTCTATGCCTATTTCGGACAGGCTGCGCGCGCGCAGACAGCCGACCGTATTTATCTCGAAGCGCATCAGCGCATCGACATGGCGCTGGTTCGCGGCCGCTGCGGCCTGTGGGACTGGGACATGGTGCGCGGCAAGATGTACTGGTCACGCTCGATGTACGACATGCTGGGCTACGAGCCCTGCGAGACGATGCTGTCCTTCGGCGAGGTCGACGAGATCATCCACCCCGAGGATGGTGACCTGTTCGAGCTTGCCAACAGGATTGTCGCCCGCGAGATCGACCATATCGACCAGGTGTTCCGGATGCGGCACGCCGATGGCCAATGGGTGTGGATGCGCGCTCGGGCGCAAGTCATGGACCCCGAAGCTCCGGAGATCCAGCTGATCGGCATCGCCGTCGACGTCACAGAACAGCGTCACCTGGCGCTGCGTTCGGAAGCGGCCGACCTTCGCCTCAGGACCGCCATCGAGAACATCAATGAATCCTTCGTGCTGTGGGATTCGGCCCAGCGCCTGATCATGTGCAACTCCAAATACCAGCAGGATAACGGGCTCTCGGATCGCGACGTGATGCCTGGGGTGACGCGCGTATCCCTGGAAGAGCGAATGCTGGCTTTTGCTTCCGAGCGCCGGCTTGCCAACACCAATGGCCCGCAAGGCGGCGCGACTTTCGAGCGGCAGCTGTCCGACGGCCGCTGGCTGCAGGTCAACGAGCTCAGGACCCGCGATGGCGGCACCGTCTCGGTCGGGTCCGACATCACCCAGATCAAGCTGCATCAGGAGAAGCTGGTCGACAGCGAGCGCCGGCTGATGGCGACGATCCATGATCTGAGCCTCGCCCGTCGGGCCGAAGAGGAACGGTCGCGCGAACTGGTCGACCTCAACCGAAAATACATGAAGGAAACCGAGCGCGCCGAAGCGGCGAACCGGGCCAAATCCGAATTCCTGGCCAACATGTCACACGAATTGCGCACGCCTCTCAACGCCATCATCGGCTTCTCCGAACTGATGGAACAGGGCCTATTCGGCCCGCTGGGCTCGGAGCGCTATGAGGAGTACGCCACCGACATCAACAGCAGCGGCAAATATCTGCTCGGCGTCATCAACGACATCCTCGATATGTCGAAGATCGAGGCCGGCCAGTTCTCGCTGGACCAGGAACAGATCGATCTCGGGCCGTTGATCAGCGAGACGGTGCGCGTCGTCTCGCTGCAAGCCGCGCAAAAGGCAATCACCGTGGAGACACGCATCGCCGACGCGTTGACTTTGTTCGCCGATCGCCGCGCGATCAAGCAGATCGTCATCAACCTCTTGTCCAATGCGGTGAAATTCACCGGCCAGGGCGGTCACATATCGGTCAGGGCCCGCAACACATCAGGCGCGCTGGTGCTGACCATCGAGGATAATGGCTGCGGCATCCCGAAGGAGGCGCTCGGCAAGCTTGGACGACCCTTCGAACAGGTGCAGAACCAGTTCTCCAAGAACCACGCCGGATCGGGGCTCGGCCTCGCCATCTCGCGCTCGCTGGCCGAACTCCAGGGCGGCGCGCTGAAAATCCGTTCGACCGAAGGTGTCGGCACGATCGTTTCGGTGCGCATCCCAGTGAAGAAGGCACCGTCAACGGTCAAGGCAGCGGCCTGA
- a CDS encoding sensor histidine kinase, with protein MALSVPAIMKTTAARLSALYLLLFALCAVLLVFYMTSLSARMLTTQTQETINDEVLGLARAYQRGGLPVLVRVVEARSRQPGANLYLIADANGQILTGNVQSLEPGVIDTEGWTTQPFSYKRFGEGELDRLRSGTSDQTTSPSTGENAAPQTEGEKGHNAIALVLRLPNQMIMLVGRDLGEPERFRAVIRRALTLALGMMGLGGILIWFFVGRTALKRIDGVSEASRRIMGGDLSGRLPVTGAGDEFDRLSENLNAMLARIATLNEGLKQVSDNIAHDLKTPLTRLRNRAEATLSSKNKPADYRQALEGTITESDQLIKTFNAILMISRLEAGYSSEHTNRVDLAAAVRDVVELYEPVAEEAGVSLEAEVNGAFVVNGNRELIGQALSNVVDNAIKYSADSTSKPAVRVTLERTHGEIRLCVADNGQGIPDDADRARVTERFVRLEKSRSQPGSGLGLSLAKAVMTFHSGRLDLLSGNPGLSVVMSFPAREDH; from the coding sequence ATGGCCCTTTCCGTGCCCGCCATCATGAAGACGACGGCTGCGCGGCTTTCGGCGCTCTATCTTCTGCTGTTCGCGCTTTGCGCCGTGCTGCTCGTCTTCTACATGACCTCACTGTCGGCACGCATGCTGACGACGCAGACGCAGGAGACCATCAACGACGAAGTGCTTGGCCTCGCTCGCGCGTATCAGCGCGGTGGTCTGCCGGTACTGGTGCGCGTGGTCGAGGCACGCTCCCGACAGCCCGGCGCCAACCTCTATCTGATCGCCGACGCCAATGGCCAGATACTGACCGGCAATGTGCAGAGCCTGGAACCGGGGGTGATCGACACCGAAGGCTGGACAACCCAGCCCTTCTCCTACAAGCGCTTCGGCGAAGGCGAGCTCGACCGCCTGCGCAGCGGAACGTCCGATCAGACGACGTCTCCTTCAACCGGCGAGAACGCGGCGCCACAGACCGAAGGCGAGAAAGGTCATAACGCCATCGCGCTGGTGCTACGGCTGCCCAATCAGATGATCATGCTGGTTGGCCGCGATCTTGGCGAACCGGAGCGCTTTCGCGCCGTCATCCGCCGCGCGCTGACGCTGGCGCTCGGCATGATGGGCCTGGGCGGCATCTTGATCTGGTTCTTTGTCGGCCGCACCGCGCTGAAGCGCATCGACGGCGTTTCGGAGGCCAGCCGCCGCATCATGGGCGGTGATCTCTCCGGCCGGCTGCCGGTGACCGGGGCCGGCGACGAGTTCGACAGGCTTTCGGAAAACCTCAACGCCATGCTGGCCAGGATCGCCACGCTCAACGAGGGCCTGAAGCAGGTATCCGATAATATCGCGCATGATTTGAAGACGCCGCTGACCCGGCTGCGCAACAGGGCCGAAGCAACACTTTCCAGCAAGAACAAGCCTGCCGATTATCGCCAGGCGCTGGAAGGCACCATCACCGAGTCCGACCAACTCATAAAGACCTTCAATGCCATCCTGATGATCTCCAGGCTTGAAGCGGGATATTCCTCGGAGCACACCAACCGCGTCGATCTGGCGGCGGCGGTGCGCGATGTCGTCGAACTCTACGAACCGGTGGCGGAGGAGGCTGGCGTTTCCCTCGAAGCCGAGGTGAACGGCGCCTTTGTCGTCAACGGCAATCGCGAACTGATCGGCCAGGCGCTGTCCAACGTCGTCGACAACGCGATCAAATATTCGGCCGATTCGACATCCAAGCCGGCGGTCCGTGTGACGCTCGAGCGCACGCATGGCGAAATCAGGCTTTGTGTCGCCGACAACGGCCAGGGCATTCCGGATGACGCCGATCGAGCCCGGGTCACCGAACGTTTCGTGCGGCTGGAGAAGAGCCGCTCGCAGCCCGGCTCCGGCCTCGGCCTCAGCCTAGCCAAGGCGGTCATGACATTCCACTCTGGAAGGCTTGATCTTCTGTCTGGAAATCCCGGACTATCCGTGGTCATGAGTTTCCCCGCACGGGAGGACCACTGA
- a CDS encoding bifunctional [glutamine synthetase] adenylyltransferase/[glutamine synthetase]-adenylyl-L-tyrosine phosphorylase codes for MAAVAKRTVTDWLLKPAIGLAPLDEGRARQELAEIAAVAREEGLARLAGFLGGIGEGQAFLAAVFDLSPFLRDTARRRPRILDGLFDQPIEARLKAITTAIDQAPLAEAVSESSLMMALRQCKAEAHFLIALADLSGEAETSLTVRRLSDLAEACTRAAVDFLLRDVHAQGKLKLPDLGNPSQQSGWILLGMGKLGAHELNFSSDIDLVVFFDPEAAAVVDPLDATELFSRLTRRLVRILQDRTEHGYVFRTDLRLRPDPGSTPLAIPVEAALRYYEARGQNWERAAMIKARPVAGDLAAGAAFLKELQPYIWRKYMDYAAIADVHSIKRQIHAHKGHGEIAVKGHNVKLGRGGIREIEFFVQTQQLIAGGRFPELRGRETVPMLGQLAARGWITADARDALARQYWFLRRVEHAVQMVADEQTHTLPEDEEGLERIARMLGFADAAGIAGALRASLQQVERHYAALFETAPELSAGIGNLVFTGDVDDPDTLRTLHGLGFQRPSDICRVIRGWHFGRYRVTQSAEARERLTELTPALLKAFGQTRRADEALVRFDEFLAGLPAGIQLFSLLQSNPALLKLMATIMGAAPRLAAIITRRPHVFDGLLDPALLTELPDRAYLSARLSAFLEGDRAYEEVLDRLRIFASEQKFLIGVRLLAGSIDPARAGRAFSDLADLTIEAALRAVIAEFAVHHGTIAGGVVALLGMGKLGSRELTAGSDVDLILFYDHDADADESDGERPLAPSHYYTRMTQRLISAVSAPTAEGVLYELDLRLRPSGNKGPVATHIDSFKKYQRQEAWTWEHMALSRARAIAGDVGLCAELEAEVAAVLGQQRDAEKVKAEAWDMRAMIETEKPPRDLWDIKLIPGGLIDLEFIAQVAVITGQVEAGPRATGTAEILARLAPRFADAGVRQELGDAYSLYLALTQMTRLCLTGAFERDDVPPGLSDLLLAVTDLPDFGVLEAHLKETSQKVRKDFDLLLRAGRP; via the coding sequence ATGGCTGCGGTTGCGAAACGGACGGTCACGGACTGGCTGCTGAAGCCGGCGATTGGGCTTGCCCCTCTCGACGAAGGCCGGGCCCGACAGGAACTGGCCGAAATTGCCGCCGTGGCACGCGAAGAAGGGCTGGCGCGGCTGGCCGGGTTCCTGGGCGGCATCGGGGAGGGCCAGGCTTTCCTGGCCGCTGTCTTCGACCTCTCGCCATTCCTGCGCGATACGGCGCGACGCCGGCCGCGGATCCTGGACGGTCTGTTCGACCAGCCGATCGAGGCTCGCCTGAAAGCGATCACCACGGCGATCGATCAGGCGCCGCTGGCCGAGGCGGTTTCCGAATCCAGCCTGATGATGGCGCTGCGCCAATGCAAGGCTGAGGCGCATTTCCTGATCGCGCTCGCCGATCTCTCAGGTGAAGCCGAAACGTCGCTGACGGTGCGGCGGCTGAGCGATCTTGCCGAAGCTTGCACCCGTGCGGCGGTGGACTTCCTGCTGCGGGACGTGCATGCCCAGGGCAAGCTCAAGCTGCCGGACCTCGGCAACCCGTCGCAGCAGTCCGGCTGGATCCTGCTCGGCATGGGCAAGCTCGGCGCGCATGAGCTGAATTTCTCCTCCGACATCGATCTCGTCGTTTTCTTCGATCCTGAAGCGGCCGCCGTGGTCGATCCGCTCGACGCCACGGAGCTGTTTTCGCGCCTGACGCGACGGCTGGTGCGCATTCTGCAGGACCGCACAGAGCACGGCTATGTTTTCCGCACCGATCTCAGGTTGCGTCCGGATCCAGGTTCGACGCCGCTCGCGATTCCGGTCGAGGCGGCACTGCGCTACTACGAAGCGCGCGGCCAGAACTGGGAGCGTGCGGCGATGATCAAGGCGCGTCCGGTGGCCGGCGATCTGGCCGCGGGCGCTGCCTTTCTCAAGGAGTTGCAGCCCTACATCTGGCGCAAATACATGGACTATGCCGCGATTGCCGACGTCCATTCGATCAAGCGCCAGATCCACGCCCACAAGGGCCATGGCGAGATCGCCGTGAAGGGTCACAACGTCAAGCTCGGCCGCGGTGGCATCCGCGAGATCGAGTTCTTCGTCCAGACCCAGCAGCTCATTGCGGGCGGCCGGTTCCCGGAACTGCGTGGCCGTGAGACCGTGCCGATGCTCGGCCAGCTTGCCGCGCGCGGCTGGATCACCGCCGATGCGCGTGACGCGCTTGCCCGCCAGTACTGGTTCCTGCGCCGCGTCGAGCACGCCGTCCAGATGGTGGCGGACGAGCAGACGCACACGCTGCCCGAAGACGAGGAAGGGCTGGAGCGGATCGCCCGCATGCTGGGCTTTGCCGATGCGGCCGGGATTGCCGGGGCGCTCCGAGCCTCGCTGCAGCAGGTCGAACGCCACTATGCGGCGCTGTTCGAGACCGCGCCGGAGCTTTCGGCGGGCATCGGCAATCTGGTCTTCACCGGTGATGTCGACGATCCCGACACGCTGCGGACTTTGCACGGCCTCGGCTTCCAGCGTCCGAGCGACATCTGCCGTGTCATCCGTGGCTGGCATTTCGGGCGCTATCGCGTCACCCAGTCGGCCGAGGCGCGTGAGCGGCTGACGGAACTGACGCCGGCCTTGCTCAAGGCCTTCGGCCAGACGCGTCGCGCGGACGAGGCATTGGTCCGCTTCGACGAGTTCCTTGCTGGCCTGCCAGCCGGTATCCAGCTGTTCTCTCTGCTGCAGTCCAATCCGGCCTTGCTCAAGCTGATGGCGACGATCATGGGTGCCGCGCCCCGGCTGGCGGCGATCATCACGCGCCGCCCTCACGTCTTCGACGGCCTCCTCGACCCCGCCCTCCTGACCGAGCTCCCCGACCGTGCCTATCTTTCGGCGCGGCTGTCCGCCTTCCTCGAAGGCGACAGGGCCTATGAGGAGGTGCTCGACCGGCTGCGCATCTTTGCCTCGGAGCAAAAGTTCCTGATCGGTGTGCGGCTACTTGCCGGCTCGATCGATCCGGCCCGGGCCGGCCGCGCCTTTTCCGATCTCGCGGATCTCACCATCGAGGCAGCACTGCGGGCGGTCATCGCCGAATTCGCGGTGCACCACGGCACGATCGCCGGCGGCGTGGTTGCGCTGCTCGGCATGGGCAAGCTCGGCAGCCGCGAATTGACCGCGGGGTCGGATGTCGACCTCATCCTGTTTTACGACCACGATGCAGATGCTGACGAATCGGACGGGGAAAGGCCGCTGGCCCCCTCACACTACTACACCCGAATGACGCAGAGGCTCATTTCCGCCGTTTCAGCGCCGACGGCCGAAGGGGTGCTCTACGAACTCGACCTGCGGCTGCGGCCGTCGGGCAACAAGGGGCCCGTGGCCACCCATATCGATTCCTTCAAGAAATACCAGCGCCAGGAAGCCTGGACCTGGGAGCACATGGCGCTGTCGCGGGCGCGCGCCATTGCCGGCGATGTCGGCCTGTGCGCCGAGCTCGAAGCGGAAGTTGCCGCGGTGCTTGGCCAGCAGCGCGACGCGGAAAAGGTGAAGGCCGAGGCCTGGGATATGCGGGCCATGATCGAGACGGAGAAGCCGCCGCGCGACCTCTGGGACATCAAGCTGATCCCCGGAGGACTGATCGATCTCGAATTCATCGCCCAGGTGGCTGTCATCACCGGGCAGGTCGAGGCCGGACCGCGTGCGACCGGCACAGCCGAGATACTGGCCCGGTTGGCACCTCGCTTCGCCGATGCCGGGGTCAGGCAAGAACTCGGCGATGCGTACAGCCTCTATCTGGCGCTGACCCAGATGACGCGGCTGTGCCTCACTGGGGCCTTCGAGCGGGACGACGTTCCGCCGGGGCTGTCGGATCTGCTTCTGGCGGTCACCGACCTGCCGGATTTCGGTGTGCTGGAAGCACACCTCAAAGAGACGTCGCAAAAGGTCAGAAAGGACTTTGACCTTTTGCTTCGTGCCGGACGACCGTGA
- a CDS encoding cytochrome c-type biogenesis protein, giving the protein MKPRLSLTSIVLLLALLFAGAAHAVKPDEMLADPALEARARALSEGLRCMVCQNQSIDESDADLARDLRILVRQRLVAGDSDQQVMDYVVSRYGEFVLLKPRFDLRNALLWGTPVLLLLVGGMFIALNARSRRKLATKSLSADEQAALDAILRRD; this is encoded by the coding sequence GTGAAGCCCAGGCTTTCCCTGACCTCGATTGTCCTGCTGCTGGCACTGCTCTTCGCCGGTGCCGCGCACGCGGTGAAGCCCGACGAGATGCTGGCCGATCCGGCGCTCGAGGCGAGGGCCCGGGCTCTGTCGGAAGGCCTGCGCTGCATGGTCTGCCAGAACCAGTCGATCGATGAATCCGATGCAGACCTTGCCCGCGACCTGCGCATCCTGGTGCGCCAGCGCCTCGTCGCCGGCGATAGCGACCAGCAGGTGATGGATTATGTGGTCTCGCGCTACGGCGAGTTCGTGCTGCTGAAGCCGCGCTTCGACCTGCGCAACGCGCTGCTTTGGGGCACGCCTGTTCTTTTGCTCCTGGTGGGCGGCATGTTTATCGCCCTGAACGCCCGCTCGCGTCGGAAGCTGGCGACAAAATCCCTCTCGGCCGACGAACAGGCGGCGCTGGACGCGATCCTGCGCCGCGACTGA
- a CDS encoding Do family serine endopeptidase, which translates to MNIAPNSYSRTRKRLLAAVASVAVAGAIGVGALTSGTSPVLADAVRVEAPQVPSFADVVERVSPAVVSVKVKAKVQSTADDGSDGQDGFDNLPNNPQLRRFFKEFRGFGDQGGQNDEGHRRFGHRNNDQPRPVAQGSGFFISEDGYLVTNNHVVEEGTAFTVVTNDGKELDAKLIGTDPRTDLAVLKVEGGGKFTYVDFADDAKVRVGDWVVAVGNPFGLGGTVTAGIVSARGRDIGAGPYDDFLQIDASVNRGNSGGPTFNLNGQVVGINTAIFSPSGGSVGIAFDIPASTAKQVVDDLMKSGTVQRGWLGVEIQPVTSDIAESLGLKSNNGALVSSAQDNGPGKKAGIAAGDVITQVDGKDVASPKELARLIGAYSPGKSVDVTVWRDGKSQTVKVDLGKLPATDKQASNDQQQQPTAPAKPDTLADLGLTVTKSENGKGLVVTDVDPNSDAADRGIQPGDVITAVNSTEVNGTEDVSKAMTEAVKSGRKAVLMQITRDDNNRFVALPVAKG; encoded by the coding sequence ATGAATATTGCCCCCAATTCATATTCCCGCACCCGCAAGCGTCTTCTGGCTGCCGTCGCGTCCGTTGCGGTTGCCGGCGCGATCGGCGTTGGCGCGCTGACCAGCGGAACGAGCCCCGTTCTGGCCGACGCGGTGCGCGTCGAGGCCCCACAGGTTCCGAGCTTCGCCGATGTCGTGGAGCGCGTTTCGCCCGCCGTGGTCAGCGTCAAGGTCAAGGCGAAGGTGCAGTCGACCGCGGACGACGGCTCCGACGGTCAGGACGGTTTCGACAATCTTCCCAACAATCCGCAACTGCGCCGCTTCTTCAAGGAGTTCCGCGGCTTTGGCGACCAGGGTGGTCAGAACGACGAAGGGCACCGCCGCTTCGGGCACCGCAACAATGACCAACCGCGTCCGGTGGCTCAGGGTTCCGGCTTCTTCATCTCCGAGGACGGCTATCTCGTCACCAACAACCACGTCGTCGAAGAGGGCACCGCTTTCACCGTGGTGACCAATGACGGCAAGGAACTCGACGCCAAGCTGATCGGCACCGATCCGCGCACCGATCTCGCAGTGCTCAAGGTCGAAGGCGGCGGCAAGTTCACCTATGTCGACTTCGCCGACGATGCCAAGGTTCGCGTCGGCGACTGGGTCGTGGCCGTCGGCAATCCGTTCGGTCTCGGTGGCACCGTCACCGCCGGCATCGTGTCGGCGCGCGGCCGTGACATCGGCGCCGGCCCCTATGACGATTTCCTCCAGATCGATGCCTCGGTCAATCGCGGCAATTCGGGTGGTCCGACCTTCAATCTCAACGGCCAGGTGGTCGGCATCAACACGGCTATCTTCTCGCCCTCCGGCGGCAGCGTCGGCATCGCCTTCGACATTCCCGCCTCGACCGCCAAGCAGGTCGTCGACGATCTGATGAAGAGCGGCACCGTGCAACGCGGCTGGCTTGGCGTCGAGATCCAGCCGGTCACGTCGGACATCGCCGAATCGCTCGGCCTGAAATCCAACAATGGCGCCTTGGTGTCCAGCGCTCAGGACAATGGCCCCGGCAAGAAGGCCGGCATCGCCGCTGGTGACGTCATCACCCAGGTCGACGGCAAGGACGTTGCGTCGCCGAAGGAACTGGCCCGCCTGATCGGTGCCTATTCGCCGGGCAAGTCTGTCGATGTCACGGTGTGGCGCGACGGCAAGAGCCAGACAGTCAAGGTCGATCTCGGCAAGCTGCCGGCCACCGACAAGCAAGCCTCGAACGACCAGCAGCAGCAGCCCACCGCTCCGGCAAAGCCCGACACGCTGGCCGATCTCGGCCTGACCGTCACCAAGTCGGAAAACGGCAAGGGATTGGTGGTGACCGATGTCGATCCCAACAGCGATGCCGCTGATCGCGGCATCCAGCCGGGCGACGTCATCACCGCGGTCAACTCGACCGAAGTGAACGGTACCGAGGACGTCAGCAAGGCGATGACCGAAGCGGTGAAGTCCGGACGCAAGGCGGTGCTGATGCAGATCACCCGTGACGACAACAACCGCTTCGTCGCGCTGCCGGTCGCCAAGGGCTGA
- a CDS encoding response regulator transcription factor — translation MKILVIEDDREAADYLQKAFTEAGHTAHVAGDGETGFALADAGDYDVMVIDRMMPRRDGLSVIAGLRSRGNTTPVLILSALGEVDDRVTGLRAGGDDYLTKPYAFSELLARVEVLNRRASAKEAETVYRVGDLELDRLSHSVRRAAREITLQPREFRLLEYLMRHAGQVVTRTMLLENVWDYHFDPQTNVIDVHVSRLRGKIEKGFDKPILHTVRGAGYMLKGG, via the coding sequence ATGAAGATTCTCGTCATAGAAGATGATCGGGAGGCTGCGGATTATCTGCAGAAAGCCTTTACCGAAGCTGGTCATACCGCGCATGTCGCGGGTGACGGCGAGACCGGCTTCGCGCTTGCCGACGCCGGCGATTATGACGTGATGGTCATCGACCGAATGATGCCGCGTCGTGACGGCCTTTCGGTCATCGCCGGGCTGCGCTCAAGGGGCAACACCACGCCGGTGCTGATCCTGTCAGCGCTGGGAGAGGTCGATGACAGGGTCACCGGCTTGCGCGCCGGCGGCGACGATTATCTGACCAAGCCCTATGCATTCTCCGAACTTCTGGCCCGCGTCGAGGTGCTGAACCGCCGCGCCAGCGCCAAGGAGGCCGAAACCGTCTACCGGGTGGGCGACCTTGAACTCGACCGGCTGTCGCATTCGGTCCGCCGGGCGGCGCGCGAGATCACGCTGCAGCCGCGCGAATTCCGCCTGCTCGAATATCTGATGCGCCATGCCGGCCAGGTGGTGACGCGCACCATGCTGCTCGAAAATGTCTGGGATTACCATTTCGATCCGCAGACCAATGTCATCGACGTTCATGTGTCGCGGCTACGGGGCAAGATTGAAAAAGGCTTCGACAAGCCCATCCTGCATACGGTTCGCGGCGCAGGCTACATGCTGAAGGGCGGCTAG